AGCTCTGTGAACACCACCTCGATCTGGGCTTTTGTCAGATCCAGGTCAGTGCCGAGGGCCATGGGGACCCCACTGGCGAAGTTGAAGCTGGGGATGATGCCCCGCGTGACCTCTCCTGCTGGGGGAGCCGTGTGGGGAAGGGGCCTGGTGTTCTCATCGCTCTGTGCATATGAGACATAGAGAATGAAAGGGGAATGGAGATACGCAGGAGGACTGAGGATGTGATCAATTCTAAGGAATCAGCACATCAGTACAGTTACCATGGCAATTGCTAGTAGCCTGAGCACTGGTCCTCAAGACCCTCCACGGACCCTCCAGTACAGTCtagatcagggttattcaactcacggccctcgaggtccgagcactactagttttccagccttcctttacctgtcagtcaggtgtgaagcctctgaccaatcagaatcagtaattattaaacaactacctgggagaactgaaaacacggcctggatttggaatcgaggtccagagttgaagaaccctggtctagatcaagggtgggcaatcttatccaaaTAGGGCCGGTgggtatgcaggtttttgctgcaactccgcAATTAGCTTACTAATTAAAAGACTGATTGGCTTAAGAGTCCTCATGCCTGGGTTTGAACcttaaaggttatcccaaaaacccgcatacataCTGGCGCTTTGCGGAAAAGATTatccacccctggtctagatcATGCCTTAACCTTGTGTACATTGTGGAACCCATCTTTATGCTGGATACGGTGTGGAACTCACCGCAACCCTGGGTACAATGTGGAATCCAACTTAACTCCGGGTACAGTGTGGAATCCTCCTTTACCCCGGGTACAGTGTGGAATCCACCTTAACCGTGGGTACAGTGTGGAATCCACCTTAACCGTGGGTACAGTGTTGATCCCACCTTAACCATGGGTTCAGTGCAGAATCCACCTTAACCCCAGGAACAATGTGGAACCCAACTTAACCCTGGGTACAGTGTGGAATCCTCCTTAACCCAGCCTTGGCATATATGCATAGGACAGGTCCAATGTTTTGCAATGATTCATTTCACAGGACCTGCTGCAGATCAACCATAGAACCACAGAATTCTGTGCTACAGCTCCTCAGTAGAGATACTGTCGCCTCACTACCATCTAACGGGGAGCCCCTGACCTTTGCAATGTACCGGTGCCTGCGGCATGGGCAGGACTGCACCATAGCATCCATCTCACCAGCTTTGCCACAATGCTCACCTGCCTATAGCTTCCCTGTTACATCAGCCTGGTCCCGCAATACAGCAAGAGGTAGAAAACACGGGGTTCGCTATTGCAGTGACACAGTGTCCCATGACCTGTGATCAAAGCACTGCTTATATCCCACAAAACCACCATTTCAGGACTGTCCTCAAGGACATTgggacacggacacacacacacacacacacacacacacatacacacacacacacgcacacacatacacacacacacatacacacacacacacacacacacacatacacacacatacacacacacacacatacacacacacacacatacatacacacacatacacacatacacacacatacacacacacacacacacacacacacacatacatacacacacatacacacatacacacacacacacacacatacacacacacacacatacatacacacacatacacacatacacacacatacacacacatacacacacacacacacatacacacacacatacatacacacacatacacacacacacacacacacacagacgcacacagatGCTCTAACAGCAATGCATTGGCTTGGCAATCAATATAAAATTACTTTACTCACCTTCATGACTTCTGGATCCTGCTGAATTTCCACCGACTTGTGTTCTTCACCAGTGGCCTCTGGTGGTAAAGGGTTTACCTTGTCAGTACCCACAGTGATGAATACAGTGTCCTGCAGCGGCTTTGTTGACTCTGGTTCCTGAGTGGGAGTCCCGGTCCCCGAACTGATGGCCACACCACCTTCTGATGGCCCCTGAGCAAAGCTTTCAATTTGCTCCAGGATCTGCAGAAGCAGAGCATCATCCTGATCCTTCATTTCTTCATCATGGCTGGTTTGGCCACCAGCGGGCGCTTCGGGCAGACCCTCAGGCTCAGCTGGGGCCTCTTGGAGAGTGCCACCTCCTGCCAGTTTCTTACTGTCTGAGGTTGTACGCTGGAGGTTATCTGTCTGTTGGCCATAGTTTCTGAACCTTGGCTCCTTGTCTATGTCATGGTGCTCTGAATCCACTGGCATTTCATCAGTTTTGTCACTGGAAGCTCCTCTACAACTTGGTGTTGGAGACCTCACCCCCTCTGTGCCCTGGCATGTATCACATGGCCCTTCAGAGTGGGGCTGCTCGGTGTCCATCACAACCATGGTCTTCTCCCAGGTATTCTGTGGTATTTCAGCTTCACAGGTGCTTGCGTGTGTAGTGAGGTCTTCCTGCTGTATCAGAGCCTTAGCAGCAAATCCTACAGAATCTAGAAGTGAATTCCCTGCCTCTTGGATTTTGTTGTCCATCACCTGAAGATCATGGGGCTCCTTGTCAAAGTACAGAAGCTCCCCAGGTTTCTCATGGTTCTCAACAGTGATGCTGCTTACATTGCAATCAAGGGTCGCAGCCAAGGAAGACACCCCAATATGATGCTGTGCCCCATTTTCTGATGGAGGAACCTGGAATGGCAGGCAGTGTGGCCCCTGGACCGAGTTCTCATTGCTGCATGGGACTCCAGTAGCCTCTTGGGCCTCATGAAGAGAAAGGTTTGGGTAAACTGTTTGAATTGAGGATTGGGAGCAGACAACATCCTCATACCTGGGGGGTTGCTCATGGTCTATGATGGAGCAGAGTGGGCTCTGCTGAAACCCATGGAGAGTACTGACCAGTCTGGACCAGTCACTGTGCTCCTGAGCTCCTGGGAGCTCATGCTCAAACCCAAAAGGCCACTTCTTCAGATGTCTAGAGAGCTGGTCCACCACTGTCCGgtaaataatctcattctcatggTTCCCTCTGCCCTCAACAAGAGCCTTCCTCTTGATGCACTGCCTGATGATGTCAGTACACTTCTTGAGGTCATTGGAGCACTTGAGTAAGATGTTAAGGCAGGACCTGATGTCTTCCCCAGAGGTTCCGGCATCCACCTTAGTCAACTGCAGAATCTGGGCCATGAGGTTCTCCTCGATTGACATGTCTGGCAATGAGGTAATAGTGATGCTGCTGTGCTGCTCTGGGGAGGTGTTCTGAGGGATCTCTTTTTGCAGGCCCTCTGGGAGTGTCATGGGAAGATGGGTGAATGGTGGGAGGTTCTCATCATTCTCACAGAAACGCCTTCCTGTAAAGTCCACATCATTGTACCTCTGACCAAGAGGGTCCAGTCGGAGCTTCCTACCTGTCTGTAAGGGCATTTGATTGAAGGAGAACTCCTTGACCTTCCCACTAGCCAGATTTATGGCATCCCTTGTAATATCCTTGAGGCTGAAGGGAGTGTGAACAGATGACCCCCTCTTCAATCCAGGAACAGTACGTGGCAAGTTTCTGCGATTCTTTTCTCCATTCACAGGCCTTTGGTGGCGTAAGTTACTTCCAGCTGTTTTCAGTGTGGTGGCTTCTGACACAAATTCTTTAGAGCCAGTGAGTACAGGATCCACTGGCTCAAAACAGAGGCCCCGGTGGGCAGCCGTACATTCCAAGCCATGCATCAGGAGGCTACAGGGTCCTTCGCAGTAGTGCACAACCTGCGGGTGACGCTGGTCCACCAACACGCTATGGTAGTGGCTAACACTGCTGACCACGAGCCGGTATGTGGCCGCCATAGTGACTCAAAGATTTTCAGTATCacgcaaacaaaaaaaaaacaagaagctAAATGACACTTAGCATTATCTCAATGATGATGGAGGGGACAGGAGCTTGACACAAGTGTTATGCTACAACTTAGTTAGCACTCCATGTAATGTTAGATGTCATGTTCTTTGCTGGGGTCTATCCACGGTGGCTGCATTCCTTCCTCTTCCATATCCGGAGACCTACATGCGTAACAGTGAACGTGGTCTGCAGTAGCCTCCTACATCCTTGCGTTCCTCCCTTCAAAGTAAGAGTCTGCTGTTAATGTGAAGCCACCTGTCAGGAAAGAAGGGAGAACTAAAATCAAGTGGCTgttgaaaattaaaaataagcaTGGACCAGAGCCACTGCTGTCACAAGCAGAGATTTAACAGTTTGTCAACATTTCTACTGATCCAAGCTCATATATGTAATTGCAACGTCATGGGCTTTTCTGAAACCATATGGGTTTCTGTCACAATTTTTTATGGaaactgatatttttttctacaGGACATTTTCACCACCATGCTAAAAGCCCATTTGGATGAAACCTATCAATAGTTAGAGCAATTTACTAGAGCCCAGGGTGCACTTGTGTATGGGACTGACTTGTCTTCTGAAAAATATGAAAGTGAGGGGTCCTCTGCCCTGACAGTCACTGACCTTGGGGTACAAGGAGATGGTCACAGGGTTGAGTGATAACTGTCAAGGAGTTGTGTCACAGCCTAGAATCGCAATCGGATCACATGACATGTCTTTACAATGATAGCAAACCCACAAGTTATGGAACAGCGAGGATGAGAACGACCACCTCCTGATTCTAAAGACATCCCTGCCAGGCTTCCTACTCTCGGGAAGTCTCTCTGCTTGGGAATCAGCTGGAGAAATGCGGACTGATGCCAGAAAGACTTCTGAGTATTCTCACTATCAGGTTTGAAAATGCAACGGCACAGTCTCCAAGGTCACAGCCATCCTGAGGTCGCTACCCAGTTTCTAAGCATGGATCGACAGGTCTTGGGGACATTGTTAGTTACAGCAAAGTGCTTTCCCTCACAACATCACAAATTTATGTTGATACTGCTGTCAAAGACCCAACAGCAACATTCCAAGAGCCCCAGGCAACAGCAGTGCAGAGAGAATCCACTCTTTGAACATGCAGAAAGAGAAGGTGACCTCTGATTGGTCTGTGTGGTTTATTAGGCTCCCCGGTTAAGTTGGAAACATTGGTGCACAGGACAGCAGAAATGATCACTACTATATAGGATGAAttggttgccatggaaacagagcGAGGCTTGGATGGAGACAGGCAGCAGGTATGACTAGGAACAACAGACACTGAGACTGTCAGGGAGAGATTCAGGATGATATTTGTGAATAAAGGTTATTACTTTTAGCCATATTTATTTGTGCTCATAAAAAAATTGTGGGCAAGTCCCAGAAGGTGGAGTTTGCTACCtactttaatattttaggcgTGGGTTGGAGCTGGAATCACATTGTGCAGAAAAGTGAGTCAGTGTGAAGGCCCCAcaatgacagacacacagatatgtctttgtgtgtctatctgtctgtatgtatgtcagtatgtgtgcgtgtatgtgagACTAGCACCCCCCCTTTTCACTAATATCACTAACAGATCATTGCTGCCGCCATCTTAACCCAGGATGTGTGTAATCATAATGTTGTCCATTTAACACTATTTTAAATTTAATCCCTATCCTATTATTTTCACATTCCTGAGCCCAGTTGTGTGATTAACAGTATGAAGCCTATGTTTATGCAAATCTTTTCCGATGTGccattttttcaaaagcatTGACATGAAAGCATTACTTTCCCTgctgacacagagacacacacagacacactgtgcACACTCACACCCATGTTCCTTTTTTCcagaagcaaaaacaaaaataaaataaaaggataAAAACTAAACTACTTCCTGGCTGTGAGGAGTGTTACGGCCTGGCTTTGAAGGGCATTACAGCCCAGTTTTAAAGAACATTACAGCCCAGCTGTTAGAAGCGTTACGGCCCGGCTTTGAGGAGCACTATGGCTTGGCTTTGAGGAGCACTATGGCTTGGCTTTGAGGAGCATTATGGCCCGGCTTTGAGGAGCACTATGACTTGGCTTTGAGGAGCACTACGGCTTGGCTTTGAGGAGCATTACGGCCCGGCTTTGAGGAGCATTACGGCCCGGGTTTGAGGAGCATTACTGCCCAGCTTTGAGGAGCGCTACGGGCCAACTTTGAGGAGCGTTACGGCCCGGCTTTGAGGAGCGTTATGGCTTGGCTTTTAGGAGCGTTACGGTCCGGCTTTGAGGAGCGCTACGGGCCGGCTTTGAGGAGCGTTACGACCCGGCTTTGAGGAGCGTTATGGCTTGGCTTTTAGGAGCGTTATGATCCAGCTTTGAGGAGTGTCACAGCCCCGCTTTGAGGAGCGTTACGGCCCGGCTTTGAGGAGCGTTATGGCTTGGCTTTGAGGAGCGTTATGGTCCAGCTTTGAGGAGTGTCACAGCCCCGCTTTGAGGAGCGTTACGGCCCGGCTTTGAGGAGCGTTAAGGCTTGGCTTTGAGGAGCGTTATGGTCCAGCTTTGAGGAGTGTCACAGCCCCGCTTTGAGGAGCGTTACAGCCCAGCTTTGAGTTGCACTATGGCTTGGCTTTGAGGAGCGTTATGGTCCAGCTTTGAGGAGTGTTACAGCCCCGCTTTGAGGAGTGTTACGGCCCGGCTTTGAGGAGCACTATGGCTTGGCTTTGAAGAGCGTTACGGTCCAGCTTTGAGGAGCACTATGGCTTGGCTTTGAGGAGCGTTATGGCCCGACTTTGAGGAGCATTACGGCCCGGCTTTGAGGAGCGTTACGGCCCGGCTTTGAGGAGCACTATGGCTTGGCTTTGAGGAGCATTACGGCCCGGCTTTGAGGAGCATTACGGCCCGGCTTTGAGGAGCGTTACGGCCCCGCTTTGAGGAGCGTTACGGCCCGGCTTTGAGGAGCGTTATGGCCCGGCTTTGAGGAGCGCTATGGCCCGGCTTTGAGGAGTGTTACAGCCCCGCTTTGAGGAGTGTTACAGCCCCGCTTTGAGGAGCGTTACAGCCCCGCTTTGAGGAGCATTACAGCCGACTTTGAGGAGCACTATGGCTTGGCTTTGAGGAGCGTTATGGCCCAGCTTTGAGGAGTGTTACAGCCCCGCTTTGAGGAGCGTTACGGCCCGGCTTTGAGGAGCGTTATGGCCCGGCTTTGAGGAGTGTTACAGCCCCGCTTTGAGGAGCGTTACGGCCCGAACTTGGGTAGCGTTTGAAGAACATTATGGCCGTCTTTGAGGAGCATTTTGGCCTGGCTTTCAGGAGCTCCCCAGCAAGAGAAGCTCATCTCTACCTCTTCTCACCTCTCTTCCCTGCCAGCATCCTCTCTAGATGGGGACTTCCTCGGCTACAAGTCTGGTACCACAGTGACTTCCCTGACGGCTGTATCGCAGAAACAGGAAGTGCATGTCACATGACGGCCTGCCATAGCCTCTTGCTGGGGGGCTGACAGAGGCTACACTGTATTCCCAAAGCAATGGGACTGATCCTGTTATTACTATCTGCAATCTCATTACACTCATCACGTGACTGTGATTATGATGAGACAGAGCACAGCACAATAAGCCTCAACAATAACCGGTAATTAAATCCACCCAGTAACACGATTCGCAGTGTTAAATCAACCACAGGGTGCCGCTGTGGCTTACTGCTGCCTCAGGCTGTGGGTACGAGTCCCCAGAGATTTTTACTGTAAACCAAATTATGCACATAGATCCCAGCTGCCAAACGATTATAAAAGTCTCCAGACAACTCA
The Paramormyrops kingsleyae isolate MSU_618 chromosome 4, PKINGS_0.4, whole genome shotgun sequence genome window above contains:
- the LOC111853464 gene encoding serine/threonine-protein phosphatase 2A regulatory subunit B'' subunit alpha-like isoform X2, which codes for MAATYRLVVSSVSHYHSVLVDQRHPQVVHYCEGPCSLLMHGLECTAAHRGLCFEPVDPVLTGSKEFVSEATTLKTAGSNLRHQRPVNGEKNRRNLPRTVPGLKRGSSVHTPFSLKDITRDAINLASGKVKEFSFNQMPLQTGRKLRLDPLGQRYNDVDFTGRRFCENDENLPPFTHLPMTLPEGLQKEIPQNTSPEQHSSITITSLPDMSIEENLMAQILQLTKVDAGTSGEDIRSCLNILLKCSNDLKKCTDIIRQCIKRKALVEGRGNHENEIIYRTVVDQLSRHLKKWPFGFEHELPGAQEHSDWSRLVSTLHGFQQSPLCSIIDHEQPPRYEDVVCSQSSIQTVYPNLSLHEAQEATGVPCSNENSVQGPHCLPFQVPPSENGAQHHIGVSSLAATLDCNVSSITVENHEKPGELLYFDKEPHDLQVMDNKIQEAGNSLLDSVGFAAKALIQQEDLTTHASTCEAEIPQNTWEKTMVVMDTEQPHSEGPCDTCQGTEGVRSPTPSCRGASSDKTDEMPVDSEHHDIDKEPRFRNYGQQTDNLQRTTSDSKKLAGGGTLQEAPAEPEGLPEAPAGGQTSHDEEMKDQDDALLLQILEQIESFAQGPSEGGVAISSGTGTPTQEPESTKPLQDTVFITVGTDKVNPLPPEATGEEHKSVEIQQDPEVMKSDENTRPLPHTAPPAGEVTRGIIPSFNFASGVPMALGTDLDLTKAQIEVVFTELGEQRATMREMGKITKACGYPLYWKAPLFHSAGGGKTGSVSASSLMETWRKLSLRCHDDSSKFVYLLSKPDYTYVEQEDFVFLLQDIVNSHPGLTFLKDAPEFHSRYITTVIQRIFYTVNRSWTGRITAHELRRSNFLETLAALEEESDINQVTDYFSYEHFYVIYCKFWELDTDHNLLIDHRDLAKYNYHASSERIVERLFSGAVSRGSSGQSKHRMSYAEFVWFLISEEDKKTPTSVEYWFRCMDLDGDGVLSMYELEHFYQEQSHRLEAMGVDPLPFHDLMCQV
- the LOC111853464 gene encoding serine/threonine-protein phosphatase 2A regulatory subunit B'' subunit alpha-like isoform X1, which gives rise to MAATYRLVVSSVSHYHSVLVDQRHPQVVHYCEGPCSLLMHGLECTAAHRGLCFEPVDPVLTGSKEFVSEATTLKTAGSNLRHQRPVNGEKNRRNLPRTVPGLKRGSSVHTPFSLKDITRDAINLASGKVKEFSFNQMPLQTGRKLRLDPLGQRYNDVDFTGRRFCENDENLPPFTHLPMTLPEGLQKEIPQNTSPEQHSSITITSLPDMSIEENLMAQILQLTKVDAGTSGEDIRSCLNILLKCSNDLKKCTDIIRQCIKRKALVEGRGNHENEIIYRTVVDQLSRHLKKWPFGFEHELPGAQEHSDWSRLVSTLHGFQQSPLCSIIDHEQPPRYEDVVCSQSSIQTVYPNLSLHEAQEATGVPCSNENSVQGPHCLPFQVPPSENGAQHHIGVSSLAATLDCNVSSITVENHEKPGELLYFDKEPHDLQVMDNKIQEAGNSLLDSVGFAAKALIQQEDLTTHASTCEAEIPQNTWEKTMVVMDTEQPHSEGPCDTCQGTEGVRSPTPSCRGASSDKTDEMPVDSEHHDIDKEPRFRNYGQQTDNLQRTTSDSKKLAGGGTLQEAPAEPEGLPEAPAGGQTSHDEEMKDQDDALLLQILEQIESFAQGPSEGGVAISSGTGTPTQEPESTKPLQDTVFITVGTDKVNPLPPEATGEEHKSVEIQQDPEVMKSDENTRPLPHTAPPAGEVTRGIIPSFNFASGVPMALGTDLDLTKAQIEVVFTELGEQRATMREMGKITKACGYPLYWKAPLFHSAGGGKTGSVSASSLMETWRKLSLRCHDDSSKFVYLLSKPDYTYVEQEDFVFLLQDIVNSHPGLTFLKDAPEFHSRYITTVIQRIFYTVNRSWTGRITAHELRRSNFLETLAALEEESDINQVTDYFSYEHFYVIYCKFWELDTDHNLLIDHRDLAKYNYHASSERIVERLFSGAVSRGSSGQSKHRMSYAEFVWFLISEEDKKTPTSVEYWFRCMDLDGDGVLSMYELEHFYQEQSHRLEAMGVDPLPFHDLMCQVLDLVRPQRPGMITLQDLKRCGMAHVFYDTFFSLEKYLEHEQRDPFAIHKEVERAGREVSDWCRFAAEEYEVLVAEESESEHLEDESSEGDTESETVAVSLETASDAPEPVTSD
- the LOC111853464 gene encoding serine/threonine-protein phosphatase 2A regulatory subunit B'' subunit alpha-like isoform X3; translation: MAATYRLVVSSVSHYHSVLVDQRHPQVVHYCEGPCSLLMHGLECTAAHRGLCFEPVDPVLTGSKEFVSEATTLKTAGSNLRHQRPVNGEKNRRNLPRTVPGLKRGSSVHTPFSLKDITRDAINLASGKVKEFSFNQMPLQTGRKLRLDPLGQRYNDVDFTGRRFCENDENLPPFTHLPMTLPEGLQKEIPQNTSPEQHSSITITSLPDMSIEENLMAQILQLTKVDAGTSGEDIRSCLNILLKCSNDLKKCTDIIRQCIKRKALVEGRGNHENEIIYRTVVDQLSRHLKKWPFGFEHELPGAQEHSDWSRLVSTLHGFQQSPLCSIIDHEQPPRYEDVVCSQSSIQTVYPNLSLHEAQEATGVPCSNENSVQGPHCLPFQVPPSENGAQHHIGVSSLAATLDCNVSSITVENHEKPGELLYFDKEPHDLQVMDNKIQEAGNSLLDSVGFAAKALIQQEDLTTHASTCEAEIPQNTWEKTMVVMDTEQPHSEGPCDTCQGTEGVRSPTPSCRGASSDKTDEMPVDSEHHDIDKEPRFRNYGQQTDNLQRTTSDSKKLAGGGTLQEAPAEPEGLPEAPAGGQTSHDEEMKDQDDALLLQILEQIESFAQGPSEGGVAISSGTGTPTQEPESTKPLQDTVFITVGTDKVNPLPPEATGEEHKSVEIQQDPEVMKSDENTRPLPHTAPPAGEVTRGIIPSFNFASGVPMALGTDLDLTKAQIEVVFTELGEQRATMREMGKITKACGYPLYWKAPLFHSAGGGKTGSVSASSLMETWRKLSLRCHDDSSKFVYLLSKPDYTYVEQEDFVFLLQDIVNSHPGLTFLKDAPEFHSRYITTVIQRIFYTVNRSWTGRITAHELRRSNFLETLAALEEESDINQVTDYFSYEHFYVIYCKFWELDTDHNLLIDHRDLAKYNYHASSERIVERLFSGAVSRGSSGQSKHRMSYAEFVWFLISEEDKKTPTSTPVCELQCGILVPLHGPGWRWCPVHV